A section of the Pseudophryne corroboree isolate aPseCor3 chromosome 11, aPseCor3.hap2, whole genome shotgun sequence genome encodes:
- the MYOD1 gene encoding myoblast determination protein 1 has translation MDLLSHPLRDMEITENSLCSFSAADDFYDDPCFNTSDMHFFEDLDPRLVHVTLLKPEDHHHHEDEHVRAPSGHHQAGRCLLWACKACKRKTTNADRRKAATMRERRRLSKVNEAFETLKRCTSTNPNQRLPKVEILRNAIRYIESLQSLLREQDENYYPVMEHYSGDSDSSSPRSNCSDGMIDYSGPPCSTRRRNSYDSSYYTETPNDTRPGKNSVISSLDCLSSIVERISTETPSCPVLPAAESGSEVSPCSPLQGETLSEQDIPSISPNTCTQIPQDSSSIYQVL, from the exons ATGGACTTGTTGTCACATCCTCTCAGGGACATGGAGATCACTGAAAACTCCCTCTGCTCCTTCTCTGCTGCTGACGACTTTTATGATGATCCCTGCTTTAATACCTCTGACATGCACTTCTTTGAAGACCTGGACCCCAGGCTGGTCCATGTCACTCTACTGAAGCCAGAAGACCATCACCACCACGAGGATGAGCATGTCAGGGCCCCCAGTGGGCACCACCAAGCTGGCAGGTGTCTGCTCTGGGCTTGCAAAGCCTGCAAGAGGAAGACCACCAATGCTGACCGCAGGAAGGCTGCCAccatgagagagaggaggaggctcaGCAAGGTCAATGAGGCATTTGAGACCCTGAAGAGGTGTACCTCTACAAACCCCAACCAGAGGCTGCCCAAGGTGGAGATCCTCAGGAATGCCATCCGCTACATAGAAAGCCTGCAGTCCCTACTCAGGGAGCAGGATGAAAACTATTACCCAGTAATGGAACACTATAGTGGGGACTCTGATTCCTCTAGTCCACGGTCTAACTGCTCAGATGGCATG ATAGACTATTCCGGGCCCCCCTGCAGCACAAGGCGGAGAAACAGCTATGACAGCAGCTACTACACTGAGACACCAAATG ATACGAGACCCGGAAAGAATTCTGTCATCTCCAGCTTAGACTGCCTGTCCAGCATTGTGGAGAGAATCTCCACAGAGACTCCCAGCTGCCCAGTGCTTCCTGCAGCAGAAAGTGGATCTGAAGTCAGTCCTTGCTCGCCCCTGCAGGGGGAGACACTGAGCGAGCAGGACATCCCTAGTATTTCTCCCAACACCTGCACACAGATACCCCAAGACAGCAGTTCCATCTACCAGGTGTTATAA